A single region of the Lineus longissimus chromosome 14, tnLinLong1.2, whole genome shotgun sequence genome encodes:
- the LOC135498674 gene encoding uncharacterized protein LOC135498674, whose product MLSPDLQVWMKDRKPETVERLTEWAELYVNSRKKSHIAKFAEPAKGSGDDSYDGNSFEVLLANGTTEKVLTAKVVLSGTRGKKECIVGVLERLPVDVLLSQQDFVVIGDLNEEPFSPMSLVSDARDLDGVPAFAVTTRARQKEQEAVAEWESRQPQAKPKAVGDLVQGNVKSESLDSTPVADSSGDVESPDDILSAEFLSDVQIAEGESNVPVDLPHLDMWRLGPTELAKRQKADVKLQKVLQKCERSLPKDSIGYFWRDGLAYRRSFMEGRQQYFDQLLVPQEYRLDLLDLAHSIPLAGHLGVTKTKGRLVEHYFWPGLHKDVEKYCSTIARSVQENWPLKRLPW is encoded by the exons ATGTTGTCTCCAGATTTGCAGGTTTGGATGAAAGACAGAAAGCCTGAGACTGTAGAGAGGCTCACAGAGTGGGCAGAGTTGTATGTCAATTCAAGAAAGAAATCTCACATCGCTAAGTTCGCTGAGCCAGCCAAGGGGTCGGGTG ACGACTCATATGATGGGAATAGCTTCGAAGTTCTGTTGGCCAATGGTACGACGGAAAAGGTCCTCACAGCCAAGGTGGTACTGTCTGGTACGCGGGGCAAGAAGGAGTGCATCGTAGGAGTGCTTGAGCGGTTACCTGTGGATGTCTTGTTGTCTCAGCAGGATTTCGTTGTCATTGGTGATTTAAATGAAGAACCGTTCTCACCTATGTCTCTAGTTTCAGATGCTCGCGACTTGGATGGTGTTCCAGCTTTTGCCGTGACCACCAGGGCCAGACAGAAAGAACAGGAAGCAGTAGCAGAATGGGAGAGTAGACAGCCACAAGCGAAGCCAAAGGCTGTTGGAGACTTGGTTCAGGGTAATGTAAAATCAGAGTCACTAGACTCAACTCCCGTTGCAGATTCGTCAGGAGATGTTGAAagtcctgatgatattttgagcGCCGAGTTCTTGAGTGATGTACAGATAGCGGAGGGGGAGAGTAATGTCCCTGTAGACTTGCCTCATTTAGATATGTGGAGATTGGGCCCCACAGAGTTAGCCAAGCGGCAAAAAGCTGACGTAAAACTTCagaaagttttgcaaaaatgtgAGAGGTCGTTGCCGAAGGACTCCATTGGATACTTCTGGAGGGATGGTTTGGCATATCGACGCTCTTTTATGGAAGGCCGACAACAATACTTTGACCAGTTGTTAGTTCCTCAGGAGTATCGGTTAGATTTGTTAGACTTGGCTCATAGTATTCCATTGGCAGGTCATTTAGGTGTAACTAAAACCAAAGGTCGACTGGTTGAGCATTATTTCTGGCCTGGTCTACACAAGGACGTTGAGAAGTACTGCAGCACAATTGCCAGAAGTGTTCAAGAAAACTGGCCTCTGAAAAGGCTCCCTTGGTAA
- the LOC135498675 gene encoding putative nuclease HARBI1 codes for MGDYVNRLVRLYDVNVRMPRIRTLLPQFREDDFSDDAFFDRFRFTKEGFNQLMHFIGDDILEPENNRGHPISPRTQVLVALRYYATGSFQIVHGDLQGVSQPSASRIVKRVSGLLARKRAEVIRFPIGQEAVENKRKFYEQYGFPDVLGCVDGVHVPIEAPSLDEREIYRCRKGFMSLNVQGIADTDLKFINIVNRWPGSTHDSRIFDNSRICFQLEQRQFEGLLLGDKGYACLPFLMTPFRNPAGRAQRRYNRSHKSTRSAVERMFGIWKRKFPCLKQGIRVKLDTAMSVITATAVLHNIAIDLKEPDVGEEAEAEDDDVPVVDRDDNVMGAAIRQTIVQQHFQ; via the coding sequence ATGGGCGATTATGTCAACCGACTAGTGCGTCTTTATGACGTCAATGTGCGTATGCCACGCATCCGGACACTGCTTCCTCAGTTTCGAGAGGATGATTTCAGTGACGACGCCTTTTTTGATCGATTTCGGTTCACCAAGGAGGGATTTAACCAGCTGATGCACTTCATTGGCGACGACATCCTGGAACCTGAGAACAATCGTGGACACCCCATATCACCAAGGACCCAAGTGCTAGTTGCACTCCGTTACTATGCGACAGGTTCGTTTCAGATCGTTCACGGAGATTTGCAAGGAGTGTCCCAGCCATCGGCTTCAAGAATTGTCAAAAGGGTTTCAGGACTGTTAGCAAGAAAACGGGCCGAAGTAATTCGTTTTCCAATTGGACAGGAAGCTGttgaaaataaaaggaaatTCTATGAACAGTATGGTTTTCCTGATGTGCTAGGTTGCGTTGACGGAGTTCATGTGCCCATCGAAGCCCCAAGCTTGGACGAACGTGAAATTTATAGATGTCGCAAGGGTTTCATGTCGCTGAATGTTCAAGGCATCGCAGATACAGATCTGAAATTCATCAACATTGTTAATCGATGGCCGGGGTCAACTCATGATTCACGTATTTTCGATAACAGCCGGATTTGTTTCCAGCTTGAACAACGCCAATTCGAAGGCCTTCTGCTTGGAGATAAAGGCTACGCTTGCCTACCATTTTTAATGACGCCATTTCGGAACCCAGCTGGCCGTGCACAAAGGCGATACAACAGATCACACAAGAGTACACGATCTGCAGTTGAAAGAATGTTTGGTATATGGAAACGCAAATTTCCGTGTTTGAAACAGGGTATAAGAGTGAAGCTTGACACAGCAATGTCCGTCATCACTGCGACTGCAGTATTGCACAATATTGCCATTGATCTGAAGGAGCCAGATGTTGGTGAAGAGGCTGAGGCTGAGGATGACGATGTCCCTGTAGTCGATAGGGATGATAATGTCATGGGTGCTGCTATCAGACAAACAATTGTTcaacaacattttcaataa